A genomic segment from Stappia indica encodes:
- a CDS encoding fumarylacetoacetate hydrolase family protein produces MKLATLRDGSRDGKLVLVNTSLTRCTEAGHIAPTLQAALDNWDEVAPKLATLAESLEHDAVPSLRFHEHDALSPLPRAYQWADGSAYVNHVELVRKARNAEMPASFWTDPLMYQGGSDAFLAPREPIRMADEAFGIDMEGEVAVITGDVPMGATLEEARAAIRLVMLVNDVSLRGLIPAELGKGFGFFQSKPSSAFSPVAVTPDELGEAWDGGKVHLPLRVDLNGQPFGRANAGVDMTFDFPTLIAHAAKTRPLSAGAIVGSGTVSNKMDGGPGKPVAEGGVGYSCIAEIRMIETIETGAAKTPFMRFGDTVRIEMQDADGHSVFGAIEQTVEKYEKA; encoded by the coding sequence ATGAAACTCGCTACACTTCGCGACGGCAGCCGCGACGGCAAGCTCGTCCTCGTCAACACATCGCTGACGCGCTGCACCGAGGCCGGCCACATCGCACCGACGCTGCAGGCCGCCCTCGACAACTGGGACGAGGTCGCGCCGAAGCTGGCGACGCTCGCCGAGAGCCTCGAGCACGACGCGGTGCCGAGCCTGCGCTTCCACGAGCACGACGCATTGTCGCCGCTGCCGCGCGCCTACCAGTGGGCGGACGGCTCGGCCTACGTCAATCACGTGGAGCTGGTCCGCAAGGCGCGCAATGCCGAGATGCCGGCGAGCTTCTGGACCGACCCGCTGATGTATCAGGGCGGCTCCGACGCCTTCCTCGCCCCGCGCGAGCCGATCCGCATGGCCGACGAGGCCTTCGGTATCGACATGGAGGGCGAGGTCGCCGTGATCACCGGCGACGTGCCGATGGGCGCCACCCTTGAGGAGGCGCGCGCGGCCATCCGCCTGGTCATGCTGGTCAACGACGTGTCGCTGCGCGGCCTGATCCCGGCCGAGCTCGGCAAGGGCTTCGGCTTCTTCCAGTCCAAGCCCTCCTCCGCCTTCTCGCCGGTCGCGGTGACGCCGGACGAGCTGGGCGAGGCCTGGGACGGCGGCAAGGTGCACCTGCCGCTGCGCGTCGACCTGAACGGCCAGCCCTTCGGCCGGGCCAACGCCGGCGTCGACATGACTTTCGACTTCCCGACCCTTATCGCCCATGCGGCGAAGACCCGGCCGCTGTCGGCCGGCGCCATCGTCGGCTCGGGCACGGTGTCGAACAAGATGGACGGCGGCCCCGGCAAGCCGGTGGCCGAAGGCGGCGTTGGATATTCCTGCATCGCCGAGATCCGGATGATCGAGACCATCGAGACCGGCGCGGCGAAGACGCCGTTCATGCGCTTCGGCGACACGGTGCGGATCGAGATGCAGGATGCGGACGGCCATTCGGTCTTCGGCGCCATCGAGCAGACGGTCGAGAAATACGAGAAGGCCTGA